The Chanodichthys erythropterus isolate Z2021 chromosome 12, ASM2448905v1, whole genome shotgun sequence genome contains a region encoding:
- the LOC137033044 gene encoding uncharacterized protein: MSSSPSVIFCTVCNMFSVALSVSDEGFTCHKCREIVRLTERISELETRIQTLIEDSKKVGASDTVLDATSLVNSVHCSVRAVEPAQQGTWVTVRRPSRGKHHSSVPVRTSNRFSPLSDAPTENPVESALVIGDSITRNVKILTPATIVTCLPGARAPDIKTNLKVLANANRKYSKIIIHIGTNDVRLRQSEITKINIKEVCELASTMSGEVICSGPLPVRRSDEIVSRLSSLNGWLSKWCPQNNIGFIDHWKSFWGRPDLLKRDGIHLYRDGAALLSSNMAHSLRTKT, from the coding sequence ATGTCATCCTCTCCCTCAGTCATATTTTGCACAGTCTGTAACATGTTTAGTGTAGCTCTCTCTGTCAGCGACgagggatttacatgtcataaatgtagggaaatagtcaggctgacagagagaatctcagaattagagacacgcatccaaactttaatcgaggatAGTAAGAAAGTAGGGGCctcagatactgttttggatgcaactagcttagtgaactctgtacattgttcggttcgggctgtagagcccgcgcagcagggcacttgggtaacggtgaggcggcctagccgtggaaaacaccactcttccgttccagtaagaacatcaaacaggttctccccactcagtgacgcacccactgagaatcctgttgaaagtgccctagtcattggcgattctattacacggaacgtgaaaatactgacaccagccaccatagtcacatgtttgccgggagccagagcacctgacataaaaacaaatttaaaagtgctggctaatgctaatcgtaaatactctaaaattattattcacatcggcacaaatgatgttcgacttcgccagtcggagatcacaaaaattaacattaaagaggtgtgtgaactagcaagtacaatgtcaggagaagtaatttgttctggccctcttcctgttcgtcggagtgatgagatagttagcagattatcatcactcaatggctggctgtctaagtggtgtccacagaataatataggtttcatagaccattggaaaagcttttgggggagacctgacctgttgaaaagagatggtattcatctgtaccgggatggtgctgctcttctctctagtaatatggcacatagtcttagaactaaaacatga